The sequence AACTGTCTCAATTTTACACCTCTTCTTCAGATTCTAACTCTTCAATATAAGCTCTGTAATCTTCTGCTGTCATAAGATCTTCAAGTTCTGAAGGGTCAGACATCTTTATCTCATAAAGCCATCCCTCACCGTAAGGATCTGTATTAACAAGACTTGGATCTTCTTTAAGATCTTCATTTATAGACAGTACCTTTCCGGTTAAAGGAGAAAAAACATCTATCGCTGCCTTTACAGACTCAACAGATGCCACTTTGTCTCCGGCCTCAACTTCAGTACCTACCTCAGGAAGCTCAACATAAACAACATCTCCCAGTTGATGCTGA comes from Persephonella hydrogeniphila and encodes:
- the gcvH gene encoding glycine cleavage system protein GcvH — translated: MAAEEFRIVDGLYYTKEHMWVKAEGDDAIVGITDYGQHQLGDVVYVELPEVGTEVEAGDKVASVESVKAAIDVFSPLTGKVLSINEDLKEDPSLVNTDPYGEGWLYEIKMSDPSELEDLMTAEDYRAYIEELESEEEV